The DNA sequence TAATGTACATTCTATGTACATTCTCTGCCGGCCTGAAGTACTAAATGCAATGCAAAAAAGTTGCAAAATTATTaagaaataacacaaaaaaacagttttctcaaagctttgcatgttttatattatctatctatctatctatctatctgtctatgtgTTTTTATCTATTTATCTAACTATTTTTGTTAGGTTTGTCCTTTGTTCTATTTTGCATTTCGAGACCACTGTAAAATATCCCTGTCAATTTCACAAGAATACTTGTAAACAGGCCGCACTGCCGTCATGCGCATATTTATTACAGACAAAGGGAGGTCAGCCAGTGGCGGATAATCGGAGTCATACTTGCAGAAGTTGTGAAGACACTCGCGAAGTGTGGCGCCATCTCCTGGACCTATCACTGTAAAGCATATggggcactccacctcttcTTGATTAGGAATCAGGTTGTGTTCCTCCGTTTCTTTTAGAATATGGAAATTTCTCAACCTTTCATCTTCCAGTGCCTGCAAAGTTAAAACTATATTCAATGTTGTGTTGCAAGACCAGTCAAATAACACTAAATAATGCCGAAATAATGTCACCAGAACCAATATCTTCTAAAATGGCCTTGATTATTTCTTCTCATGTGTGGCAGTGTGAGGGCTAGAAGACATGTACTAAGAAACGGTAATATGCTCACATCCCCTGTAGTTGTACCATAAATTAATACAATCTGTTCACAGACATATACAGGAATTTACGCTGGTAAGGAAgtaagcaagcaagcaagcatataaataaataaatgatgagCAAatgagaaacaaaaatattttttcaaagAGAGGGCCACCTGTTGGTATTGCAGACAGGCAAACTCCTCTGTTTTCAGCCTGTTCTCCTCCTCCGCATCTGCCTGGTAGTCACGGGGGATTTTATAATCTGCAGGCGTTGGTTCCCCGCACATCTCACAGCCAGGACGTGTTGGTTTGTTCACAAACGTGCAAATGGGACATGGCCACCCCacctacaaacacacacacacacgactgcTGATTGACTCAGTCCTGATAAACACTTTATGTGATGTAATGTCATGGCAATCTTAACATAAAATGCTACTTATAAAACTGGGACATTATCAGACAGTGGCATGAATCAACTGTTACATAATCTGAGGTTTAACCAGGAGTACAAAGCGAAAACCATGAAACCCATTAATCATGAAAGCCTCAAGACTGAGGAAGGGAAAGACAGCAAATAAACTAATTACCGTTATTAGTTTGCATACTTCGCACAATCAAAATGTGACAACCTAATTGTCATTTGTCTGCTGCATTGCTTagtaaacaataaataaatcaaattttCGGTTTTGCTTGTGTAAATTAATCTCTGACTTGGCAAAAACAGAAATTCAGTACTAGCATATGCCAAACAAAGAATATGCCCAAACCACATCAGATGCAAGCTACCGGTGCCCTTAGCACAACAAAGGGTTTATTTACTTGAACTACCTTATGTAATAGACAGAGTAATTATATTAATAGCAAAACAGGAATATGTACAAAAACAGACCAAGGCCGTACAGTGCACTAGTGAGAGTTTGCTTACAGAACAATACACAATGTATCAAACATATGATTTAGATCATATCGGATGTCAGAACTGAATAGTTAAATATCCACAAGCAATCAGGAATGTTCTCCTCTATCACAAAGTCTTTGTTTTCGTATGATTAGATCCCAACCTGTGGCTTAGGAGGAGGTCTAGGCTTAGGCTGAGGTTTAAGACTAGGGGCCAGTTTCGGTAGGAGATTCCTTGCTTCATTCTGCGCACCCAGCGTTCCTCCAGTACCTCTGGGCTGAAGTGAGTCCGCTTCCATGATTTCAATGATGCCTTTAAAGGTTACACACATGATCAGTACTTATTTACCATCAGAATTGTGCTACTTAAATGTTTGCTATTGTGTTACAGACTAGTGACAGCCATCATGTGATGTTTACCTCCCATCATTAACAATATCATGTGACTCAATCAGCGGGATTCATTTGCATTCAGTACATATCCTCATATCCTCCTGAGATCCAGGGCAAAAAAGGTTTATCAATTTCGATTTTTTGTTTGGGATGGTAAAAAGCATACCCCGACATATGTGATGTCACCTCAAAGCCCTAACTGTCCTCTTTAAGGAACAACGGGAACTAAAAGAGTAGCATGTATAGTATGAAAGATAAGAGCAAAAATCTAATGTTCTCTACAGAGGACTGTTGCTGGATCTCAGGAGGATTTATATGCATGTTATCATGCTCAGACATTTTTATATTGAGCTCCACCATGTCTACGATATTCTGAGTAGTTCTTTATTGGGCCGGGAACTGGGGGAATTACCATCTAGACGCTGGATTTCCTCATATTGTTTCTGCTGCTCACGGCTCAGATTTGCCTTCTTAGCTGACCTGAGGTATAAGTACACTTGGTCTCCATCCTTCCGTACGCCATGGCTGTAGAGCGACTCATCGTCATGGGCAAGACGCTTGCCGATTACCCAGGCCTGCAGGCTTGGATGGAATCCAAAGTCCTTGTTCACCTGTACAGACACAGACCACATCAATAAGGCAAAGAGCACTAGATATTCAGAGGCCAGTTCGTTAATGTTGGCGCCCCACTTAAAACGTcactccctcccccccaccagtgtagtgactgtttgtggtttGTGGGCCCCATGCAGAAGTTTACTTTGGTGATGACAAAGACAGCCACTGCAGATATCACTGCATAATGTCCATAATGTACATTCTGCAGGGCATATCTCACATGGATCATATGACTGcaaggggggaggggcagtaaaTGGTCCTTGGaagacatttattattattaaacgtTAATTATTCAGAAATTAAAAAGTGGGTTATGATAAACCTTTTCTTTCAGTTCTGAGATGGTCATATCTGCTGTCACTGTCAATGTTATGGGAGCAGCTAATTCTTGAATGGCGTCTTCAATTCCAACCTTTAGCCTGAAAGACAAAAACTTTATCTGTCTAATCTATTTAATAAAGCCAcatatactaataattataccGTAGATACATACCGTATCTGGTTGTCGGAGTACGCTTCACCGCGGATGTTGACGGATACCGGCAGACTTAATTCCGCCAGTAACGCCGCGTTTTTCGAGGAAGTTTCTTTATCGCCACTGCTGAGTGCTTCGCTTAGGGACCGAGCTAAACGCTCCGCTGTTAAGAAGGAGATACAGATGTGgattttgtttatgtattttaaCTTACTTACAAAATGATAAGTCTATACGTTTCGTGATACCGCCTTTACATAGCAGATATCCATTTACACATTTGAAGCTCTACGTGCGATCATTTACCCGAAACTTAAATTATAGCCTATCGTAGGATTGCAACCATATATACCCTTCAACGCAGCTTTAACCTGGTGCCATAACCAGTGTTCTTACCCAATTCCAACCGGTCGGAATCTGGAACGTCAGGCGCAGCCATTTCTTACTGTCAAATGACAATATATGTGACCTGTGCAATAAACACgcataataatacataataatgtATACATAATAACTACATTGAAAACGGAAGTGCTTTGTTATTACATTTTTACACCacacttgtttaaaaaaattccaaaaatatTGCTGTTCGTCGTTGGTACCTACAACTCTTGCACAAACATCATCATGGTCTGTCATTACAGtaacatataataatataaacagcACTAAAAGTACTGAAACTTGTTTCAATTACGCCAGTAATTATATACTCAAGTAATATCAGTAGGTCAGTGCAGAGAAGTGTATTTTACAATCAAATATGCTATCGTTAATTACCATGTTCTTACCTTTACGTGGCAAGCTATCTATCTACATACTCTTAGCAAGAAGGCAAATACTaatcagtttctttcagaatgAAAAGCGAAAGCAAAGTAAATTCCAGGAAGTGGGCATTTAAAGGGACCCTTTACAAAATGAGATGGACCGCAACTGTAGCCAGAGTCTATATAGAGACTGTCGGACATGGGAGCAAAttatgaggggggtgggggtagttGTAACCCCCCTGATAATCAAAACCAGGAAATACAACCCCCGAGCCATCCGCCAAATGATCAACCCAAAGTTATGTGCTTACTATGAGGCCTTTCACAATAATAAGCAATTATCTAACAATAAATCATTCTGAGAATTTATAGATTGACGATTTACATTAACAATTATGAATTAATATTTTGCTTGGGATCTGAAAGCACCGAACAGAACGTACAATGTCATATATATTTATTGGCTTGAAGTAGCTCCAACTGTAGAAACAGAAGTTTGTGGAAAATAATAGCAAAAGTAGCAAGTTGAAAAACTAGTTTCTAGCTGAAAATTCTTACATCACAATAAGAACTGTGacactgaattgaactgtaagcacaaacttacatttaaattatttaaattacgGTACCGTCTTTCGTAATCAAGATGGGCAGGTCGCAACAAATATGTCTTAAATTTGcgtttaaaacatttttggagAATTACAAATTCTAAGAAAATCTCACGGCATTACATTTAAGTATCTTTAACTGAATAAAACTTGAGATAAAATtatatgaaatgaaatgatgcgCACAAGAAGAAAAGCTTCGCAATATGCGTTTGTGGCGCCACCGCCTGGTCTAGATAGCGCACTACACATTATTTGTAGAAAAATAAAGACGTTTGAAGGAGCGTAAGCTTTCCGCATGTGTAGCTAGTATATGATAGCAATCTTACACAAATTGGGAGTTTTCAGATAAAAAAGTGAGCTGTTGCAGCGAAGGCTTTAATAGCCTTGAATATCAATTCAAACTAGGATTAAATAGCTGGGATGAGGAATTTGGTATTCCGTTTCAGTTTATTTAATGGACGGTACTGGAAATTTCATAGTAAAAAGGAAGACATTTTTATTAGACAGAGGAGTAGCATAAGCCTTCGACAACGATCGATACCGCGACCGTAAATTTGAATTATTTTGCATCTTACCCGGAGTTTTTCCTTTGCAGATCGTAAGTGTGAGATATTACTTCGCCGACGCGCGAGTGCTGAGCGACGGCCGCCGGAGTCGCTCTTATCGGCCGGTGTGTAACTGGAGGCTCGGCCGAGGATATAAAGGCCTGGGGGAAAGTTATCGCTTCTCTTATCAATTTGCATGAAATATTGCCCGATCGGGAAATAACAAAATAGAAAAGTGACACGGGGAGCTTGGGCTGTAATTGTGCGCATAGGGCTGCTTGGTGCGCTGACTATTTGCATCGCGGGTGATTTGCGCGTCCGACCCCTGTCACCTGCGCCTAAGCTCGGATCGTCCCCTGCAGGGGGTCGCGGAagctaaaaaaacaaaatgaagctGTTGGAGAATTCAAGCTTCGAGGCCATAAACACGCAGCTGACCATAGAGACCGGGGACTGCCAGATAATAGGGCGGTAAGTTCGTCCTGGACAGCTTTAAGCGCCCTCTCCCAGTTTGCAAAAATACAGACTAACCTAGCAGTTTTCAAATTGTAATTTCAGGGATATTTTCCTGTCAGTTGCACAGCATTTGTTCACTGGGAGCCTTGTTGTTTTGGGATACTTGTTTGTACAgaaattagtattattatttctACTACTAGTAGTAGTAATTGTAGTATTGTTATGTTATGCTGTTTATTTTACAGAGTGAGTGGGAGGTGTTTATGTATGTCGTGCTCcgtttctgtgtgtgttatgTGCTTGTAAGTAGTGCATGAGACTCTTTTACTTTGTCCTTAGGATCGAAAGCTACTCCTGCAAAATGGCAGGGGAAGACAAGCAGATGTTCAAGCAATTCTGTCAGGAGGGGCTCCCACATGTGCTCGAGGCCCTGTCCCCTCCCCAGACCACGGGGGTCAGTCCCAACAAGTAAGGTCACAGTCCACATGCAAACCCACAGCTGGGGTTTATAGAATATGTTTCTATGTcattaaaattcaccaggtcCATTTTTCTTCATCAAGCCTGCAGAATTTAGTTTAGGAACCTAGGTGTTTAAATGTGCATGCTGTGTATTCTGTGAGCTTACTTTGAAGCAGAACCAGGTTTTGCAATAAAGCACCTTGGACCTAAAGAACTTGAAGGCACAAATTCCCAGAGCTATGGAATCACACTGTATTGTTCTTTAAATG is a window from the Brienomyrus brachyistius isolate T26 chromosome 8, BBRACH_0.4, whole genome shotgun sequence genome containing:
- the rbck1 gene encoding ranBP-type and C3HC4-type zinc finger-containing protein 1, with protein sequence MAAPDVPDSDRLELAERLARSLSEALSSGDKETSSKNAALLAELSLPVSVNIRGEAYSDNQIRLKVGIEDAIQELAAPITLTVTADMTISELKEKVNKDFGFHPSLQAWVIGKRLAHDDESLYSHGVRKDGDQVYLYLRSAKKANLSREQQKQYEEIQRLDGIIEIMEADSLQPRGTGGTLGAQNEARNLLPKLAPSLKPQPKPRPPPKPQVGWPCPICTFVNKPTRPGCEMCGEPTPADYKIPRDYQADAEEENRLKTEEFACLQYQQALEDERLRNFHILKETEEHNLIPNQEEVECPICFTVIGPGDGATLRECLHNFCKDCLKGTITNSMDAEVSCPYGNDDYVCESKLQDREIQALLSPEEYAKILELRLSIAETRSENSYHCKTPDCAGWCIFEDEVNEFECQLCRETNCLLCKAIHKDMNCQQYQDDLRIRAENDVAARQTTEMLNTMLQTGEAMNCPRCKIIVQKKDGCDWMCCVMCKTEICWVTRQARWGPNGHGDTSGGCRCRVNGALCHPQCQNCH